From one Brachypodium distachyon strain Bd21 chromosome 4, Brachypodium_distachyon_v3.0, whole genome shotgun sequence genomic stretch:
- the LOC100838826 gene encoding putative disease resistance protein RGA4: MDLAISAVTGELVSRFISLLAHRYHKSRESSEEKQIERLQQLLPRAHMVVEEADGRYITNSGMLAQLKVLADAMYRGYWALGASKYMSLELEETPMEEEEKVSNSSALKRFRTVHGRARNKNKAWHLLELRGASEILENVLANMTEFLVILGGCDHVMPRRPYDVYLYNDNIMFGRHAEKQKLLNFMLLQHDSPTSDGDLPAVLPIIGGRLVGKRTLVAHVCKDDRVRAHFSSILRLNGDISLSGIADLGSSLLSGKKILIIVELYSDVSKENWAKFYSSVASLGRGSKVIILSRHRNSELLGTVKPILLSALSYEEFSYLFKTLAFGSASPAEHPRLAKIADEFAEELHSEWDLSKTNMFADVLQRKLDFRFWLGMLSRLRRVVRRNVSLFGEHPRLLIRTPHQLDFSDVVLYPAAPLGLVCCCIPGSSRTELVAARKELPKVALGDLLIALQMWPKIVLG, from the exons ATGGATCTTGCCATATCTGCAGTAACAGGTGAACTCGTGAGCCGATTCATCTCCTTACTAGCCCACAGGTACCACAAAAGCCGGGAATCCTCAGAAGAGAAGCAGATAGAGAGGCTTCAGCAGCTGCTCCCAAGAGCTCACATGGTCGTCGAGGAGGCGGATGGGCGATACATCACCAACTCCGGGATGCTGGCACAGCTCAAGGTGCTCGCGGACGCCATGTACCGAGGCTACTGGGCGTTGGGTGCGTCCAAATATATGTCCCTTGAGCTTGAGGAGACTcccatggaggaggaggagaaggttAGCAACTCATCTGCTCTCAAACGTTTTCGCACAGTTCATGGCAGGGCTAGAAACAAGAACAAGGCCTGGCACCTACTGGAGCTGCGAGGAGCATCGGAAATCTTGGAGAATGTTCTTGCTAACATGACAGAGTTTCTTGTGATTTTGGGTGGGTGCGACCATGTTATGCCACGCAGACCATACGATGTGTATCTTTACAACGACAACATCATGTTTGGACGCCACGCCGAGAAGCAAAAGCTCCTCAACTtcatgctgctgcagcatgaCTCTCCCACTAGTGATGGGGATTTGCCGGCTGTTCTTCCGATCATCGGTGGTCGTTTAGTCGGGAAGAGAACTCTGGTCGCCCATGTATGCAAGGATGACAGGGTTCGTGCACACTTCTCTTCGATTCTGCGCTTGAATGGCGATATTTCCTTGTCTGGAATCGCTGACCTTGGCAGCAGTCTCTTGTCAGGGAAGAAGATTTTGATAATCGTTGAGCTTTACTCTGATGTCAGCAAGGAGAACTGGGCCAAGTTCTATTCATCCGTTGCGAGCTTGGGTAGAGGAAGCAAGGTGATCATCCTAAGCCGGCATAGAAACTCAGAGCTACTAGGAACCGTCAAGCCAATTCTTCTCAGCGCCCTTTCATACGAGGAGTTCAGCTACCTGTTCAAGACACTCGCATTCGGCAGCGCGAGCCCAGCGGAACATCCACGGCTAGCAAAGATAGCGGACGAGTTCGCGGAGGAGTTGCATTCCGAATGGGACCTTAGCAAGACAAACATGTTCGCGGACGTATTGCAAAGGAAGCTGGATTTCCGTTTCTGGTTGGGAATGTTGAGCAGGCTCAGAAGAGTAGTCCGGAGGAATGTGTCCTTGTTTGGGGAGCACCCGAGGTTGCTTATCCGAACACCGCATCAGTTGGATTTCTCAGATGTTGTGTTGTATCCTGCTGCACCACTTGGCTTGGTATGTTGCTGTATTCCTGGCAGCAGCAGAACTGAATTAGTTGCTGCGAGAAAGGAATTGCCCAAGGTGGCGCTTGGGGATTTGCTG ATTGCGCTCCAGATGTGGCCCAAGATAGTCCTTGGTTAG
- the LOC100825158 gene encoding uncharacterized abhydrolase domain-containing protein DDB_G0269086: MALSSSRPHHILRHLLRSFHASAQSLVRVDPHEHSKPSGFLGSWEPEAARDPREAWARLERLRKGYARDVRDLRRQYAYEVQLSEAERQRKAEARAEAARIANEERKAAKAAAAQTRAAERRAFELDFRQALMKERAQKLESWREKEKLKAQKKAEHRELLRKQSSLWVAEDKMEKKILEAILHTTPL, translated from the exons atggcgctctcctcctcccgtccGCACCACATCCtgcgccacctcctccgcagCTTCCACGCCTCCGCGCAGTCCCTGGTGAGGGTGGACCCGCACGAGCACTCGAAGCCGAGTGGGTTCCTCGGGAGCTGGGAGCCCGAGGCGGCGCGCGACCCGCGGGAGGCGTGGGCGCGGCTCGAACGGCTGCGCAAGGGGTACGCGCGCGACGTGCGTGATCTGCGGCGGCAGTACGCCTACGAGGTGCAGCTGTCGGAGGCCGAGCGGCAGCGCAAGGCGGAGGCCCGCGCCGAGGCCGCCCGCATCGCCAACGAGGAGCGCaaggccgccaaggccgccgcggcgcagaCACGGGCGGCCGAGCGGCGCGCCTTCGAGCTCGATTTCCGCCAGGCCCTC ATGAAAGAAAGAGCTCAGAAGCTGGAGAGCTggagggagaaggagaagctcAAAGCTCAGAAGAAAGCTGAGCACAGGGAGCTCTTGCGCAAACAGAGTTCTCTGTGGGTTGCTGAGGACaaaatggaaaagaaaattcttGAGGCTATCCTGCATACCACGCCTCTTTGA
- the LOC100824548 gene encoding pyruvate kinase 1, cytosolic — protein sequence MHSTNLLLEEPIRMVSILEPSKPNFFPAMTKIVGTLGPKSRSVEDISACLKAGMSVARFDFSWGDAAYHQETLDNLKLAIKATKKLCAVMLDTVGPELQVVNKSEVTISLEENESVVLTPHQGQEASSKVLPINFSGLAKALKPGDTIFVGQYLFTGSETTSVWLEVSEVKGDDVVCVIKNSATLAGSLFTLHCSQIHIDLPTLSDEDKDVIKKWGTPNKIDFLSLSYTRHADDVRQAREFLSKLGDLSQTLIFAKIENVEGLNHFDEILEEADGIILSRGNLGIDLPPEKVFLFQKSALHKCNMAGKPAVVTRVVDSMTDNLRPTRAEATDVANAVLDGSDAILLGAETLRGLYPVETISTVGRICAEAEKVFNQDLYFKRTVKYVGEPMSHLESIASSAVRAAIKVKASVIICFTSSGRAARLIAKYRPTMPVLSVVIPRLKTNQLKWSFTGAFEARQSLIVRGLFPMLADPRHPAESTSTTNESVLKVALDHGKASGVIKSHDRVVVCQKVGDSSVVKIIELDD from the exons ATGCATTCcaccaacctgctcctcgaGGAGCCCATCCGGATGGTCTCCATCCTCGAGCCATCCAAGCCC AACTTCTTCCCGGCGATGACGAAGATCGTGGGGACGCTGGGTCCCAAGTCGCGCTCCGTGGAGGACATCTCCGCCTGCCTCAAGGCCGGCATGTCTG TGGCCCGTTTTGATTTCTCGTGGGGGGACGCCGCGTACCACCAGGAGACGCTCGATAACCTCAAGCTGGCCATCAAGGCCACCAAGAAGCTCTGCGCA GTTATGCTCGACACCGTTGGCCCAGAGTTGCAAGTGGTGAACAAGAGCGAAGTCACAATCTCGCTTGAAGAGAACGAGTCTGTTGTTCTCACCCCTCATCAGGGCCAGGAGGCTTCGTCCAAAGTGCTGCCCATCAACTTCTCCGGACTCGCCAAG GCTTTGAAGCCAGGAGACACAATATTTGTGGGGCAATATTTGTTCACAGGGAGTGAGACTACTTCAGTTTGGTTAGAG GTTTCTGAAGTTAAAGGGGATGATGTTGTCTGTGTGATCAAGAACTCAGCTACCCTGGCTGGTTCACTATTCACATTGCACTGCTCTCAGATCCATATTGACTTGCCCACACTATCCGATGAGGATAAGGAT GTTATCAAGAAATGGGGTACTCCAAACAAGATTGACTTCCTCTCTCTGTCTTATACAAGACATGCGGACGATGTGCGGCAA GCACGTGAGTTCCTCTCAAAGTTGGGTGATCTTAGCCAAACTCTGATATttgcaaaaattgaaaatgtgGAG GGCTTGAACCATTTTGATGAGATCCTGGAAGAAGCAGATGGTATAATTCTTTCAAGAGGAAACCTGGGAATTGATCTTCCACCTGAAAAG gtgtttttgtttcaaaagTCTGCTCTGCACAAGTGCAACATGGCTGGAAAGCCTGCTGTTGTTACTCGTGTTGTGGACAGTATGACTGACAACCTCAGGCCTACTCGTGCCGAGGCAACTGATGTGGCAAACGCAGTGCTGGATG GTAGTGATGCCATTCTCCTTGGTGCTGAAACTCTTCGTGGGTTATATCCAGTTGAGACTATTTCAACAGTGGGCAGAATTTGTGCTGAG GCTGAGAAGGTCTTCAACCAAGATTTATACTTCAAGCGGACTGTGAAGTACGTAGGAGAACCCATGTCTCACTTGGAGTCTATTGCTTCCTCTGCA GTGCGGGCTGCCATCAAAGTTAAGGCTTCCGTCATCATTTGCTTCACCTCATCCGGACGGGCTGCAAG GCTGATCGCCAAGTACAGGCCCACAATGCCTGTTCTGTCTGTTGTCATTCCTCGTCTAAAAACAAACCAACTGAAGTGGAGCTTCACAGGCGCCTTTGAG GCCAGACAATCACTTATAGTTAGAGGCCTCTTTCCAATGCTTGCTGATCCACGTCATCCA GCTGAATCTACCAGCACTACAAATGAGTCAGTTTTGAAGGTTGCTCTTGACCACGGCAAAGCTTCCGGTGTGATTAAGTCGCATGATCGTGTCGTCGTCTGCCAGAAAGTGGGAGATTCCTCTGTTGTGAAGATCATTGAGCTGGATGACTAG
- the LOC100838512 gene encoding leucine-rich repeat receptor-like protein kinase PXC1: protein MAALGLFFLAAMGLLTSATVSAAAAVPRPEAKPSDTDALTMFRLGADAHGILANNWTTPDACAGRWAGVGCSPDGRRVTSLALPSLDLRGPLDPLAHLASLRALDLRGNRLNGTLRALFLGAGAGAEGLQLLYLSSNDLSGNISGVARLSGLTRLDLADNSFSGPVSPEVLANLTGLLTLKLQDNLFAGLLPDVATILPRLAEFNASNNRLSGRVPDAVRARFGLASLAGNAGLCGLAPPLPACSFLPPREPAPTSPSQSSVVPSNPAASSSSSSVAPAALATPEGAGASKGAGLSAGAIAGIAVGNALFLLALLSLLLAYCCCISNAGHGRETAARKRNRVGLEDADGDGIFGGGHGKMQPARPGSATGRCSDDSDGARSKLVFFGDNPEAEDDSDSSTGGHRRTTSKPKCKFELDELLRASAEMVGRGSLGTVYRAALPDGRTVAVKRLRDANPCGRDEFRRYMDLIGRLRHPNLVPLRAFYYAKQEKLLVYDYFPGSSLHRRLHPSSSSPAPAPAPLGWASRVRLLLGAARGLACIHGEYRGAAIPHGNVKSTNVLLLDDERGGVRAMVADFGLALLLSPAHAVARLGGYTAPEQRTGPPRLSQEADVYGFGVLILEALTGRVPAAQEDDGRNEQRREKRQSPVVMSLPEWVRSVVREEWTAEVFDVELLRERGVEEEMVAVLHVALACVAEAPAQRPAMADVVRMLESVPVDDPEEEEGSVSLSGGVTTEDDALSY, encoded by the coding sequence ATGGCGGCTCTggggctcttcttcttggctgCCATGGGGCTCTTGACGTCAGCGACtgtgtcggcggcggcggcggtgccgcggCCGGAGGCGAAGCCGAGCGACACGGACGCGCTGACCATGTTCAGACTAGGCGCCGACGCGCACGGCATCCTGGCCAACAACTGGACCACCCCGGACGCCTGCGCGGGCCGCTGGGCCGGCGTGGGCTGCTCCCCGGACGGCCGCCGCGTGACCTCGCTCGCCCTCCCGTCGCTGGACCTTCGTGGCCCGCTCGACCCGCTGGCCCACCTCGCCTCCCTCCGCGCGCTCGACCTCCGCGGGAACCGCCTCAACGGCACCCTCCGCGCCctcttcctcggcgccggcgccggcgccgagggcCTCCAGCTGCTCTACCTCTCCAGCAACGACCTCTCGGGGAACATCTCCGGCGTTGCCCGCCTCTCCGGGCTAACCCGGCTCGACCTCGCAGACAACAGCTTCTCCGGCCCTGTCTCTCCGGAAGTGCTCGCGAACCTTACCGGGTTGCTCACTCTCAAGCTCCAGGACAATCTCTTCGCGGGACTCCTCCCGGATGTCGCGACAATCCTGCCGCGGCTGGCGGAGTTCAACGCGTCCAACAACCGGCTCTCGGGACGTGTCCCCGACGCCGTGCGAGCCAGGTTCGGGCTCGCTTCCTTGGCCGGCAACGCCGGCCTCTGCGGTCTCgcgccgccattgccggcaTGCTCTTTCCTGCCGCCACGGGAGCCCGCACCGACATCCCCGTCGCAGTCGTCCGTGGTGCCGTCCAACCCGGCCgcgtcgtcttcttcgtcttccgtggcgccggcggcgctggccaCGCCGGAAGGAGCTGGTGCCAGCAAGGGGGCCGGCCTCAGCGCCGGCGCCATTGCTGGCATCGCTGTTGGTAATGCCCTCTTCTTGCTCGCTCTGCTGTCTCTGCTGCTCGcctactgctgctgcatcaGCAATGCCGGTCATGGCCGCGAGACAGCCGCCCGGAAGAGGAACCGCGTCGGcctggaggacgccgacgGTGACGGGAtcttcggcggcggccatggcaaGATGCAGCCGGctcgccccggcagcgccaCCGGCCGCTGCAGCGACGACAGCGACGGCGCCCGCAGCAAGCTCGTCTTCTTCGGCGACAACCCCGAAGCCGAAGACGACAGCGATAGCAGCACCGGCGGCCACAGAAGGACGACATCCAAACCGAAGTGCAAGTTCGAGCTGGACGAGCTTCTCCGAGCGTCGGCAGAGATGGTGGGCCGAGGCAGCCTCGGAACAGTCTACAGAGCGGCGCTCCCCGACGGGCGAACGGTGGCCGTGAAGCGTCTCCGGGACGCGAACCCGTGCGGCCGCGACGAGTTCCGCCGCTACATGGACCTCATCGGCCGGCTCCGCCACCCGAACCTCGTCCCGCTCCGCGCCTTCTACTACGCCAAGCAGGAGAAGCTCCTCGTCTACGACTACTTCCCCGGCTCCAgcctccatcgccgcctccacccctcttcttcttccccggcgccggcgccggcgccgctgggCTGGGCGAGCCGGGTGCGGCTGCTTTTgggcgcggcgcgcgggctGGCTTGCATCCATGGCGAGTaccgcggcgccgccatccCGCACGGCAACGTCAAGTCCACCaacgtgctgctgctggacgaCGAACGCGGGGGAGTACGCGCCATGGTCGCCGACTTTGGGCTGGCCCTGCTCCTCAGCCCGGCCCACGCCGTGGCCCGCCTCGGGGGCTACACCGCTCCGGAGCAGCGTACCGGGCCGCCGCGGCTGTCGCAGGAGGCCGACGTGTACGGCTTCGGCGTTCTGATCCTGGAGGCGCTCACCGGCAGAGTCCCCGCCGCGCAGGAAGACGACGGAAGGAACGAGCAGAGGAGAGAAAAGCGGCAGAGTCCGGTGGTGATGAGCTTGCCGGAGTGGGTGAGGTCGGTGGTGAGGGAGGAGTGGACGGCGGAGGTGTTCGACGTGGAGCTGCTGAGGGAGAggggcgtggaggaggagatggtggcCGTGCTGCACGTGGCGCTGGCGTGCGTGGCCGAGGCGCCGGCGCAGAGGCCCGCCATGGCTGACGTCGTGAGGATGCTCGAGAGCGTGCCCGTCGACGAcccggaggaagaggagggctCCGTGTCGCTGTCCGGTGGTGTGACCACGGAGGACGATGCCCTCAGCTACTGA
- the LOC100824858 gene encoding uncharacterized protein LOC100824858 — MDAVAFPPPPAPFFDDDDDFGDFAFAPAVPPQPAPQPDDFAAFDDDWGDFVAGSRGSNADGGPANAAAPPAGKPSAGVWEKPRGPLPLSLFGADEKEGEEEEEGGPVGPPPAATVHQRAPSLESRGSMTPADLKDLIAGLYGSQPPPVPDAPESGAPEVAEDDDGFGDDGWEFKAAPSSDAGQDGGGGRAHGDGVEDIPKPLGTNQEEWSLFTSVDNKLNNVQTTDHIRNPESTGESVKTFSYSLDNTSSILNLYKESNLVDAVHVPQSFSEGGLSSSDVFSSNEMNSSSGTDEDHSIKSASDSILIDFYNKLREESLAMMFQYIKDTKEAQKSSTHSDGNNKVTAIEREIQEILEKLQDSSVAEGSRIEEQPSCDAYVSELLSNTKEENMKDFEQHYHLGAKIAAAQQDMSLAVELYQHSVSTLHILELASKEERCDYVSAWYNMFLSCAQELQHGAVLWQESCRAEVSDLLISEGAYYFVALGEIYRVAQILHLSLQYFKPWVLADLRMLSKMLACWDSCTNAWTSGLETALKIVLDSNHLNASVVKALLESIITIQELKVENIQSFVPNELACRLTLLPTDLVPGEKATVWNGNHYFVKVANLWANRVSSEPPRFALAHSPQ; from the exons ATGGACGCCGTCGCGttcccgccgcctccggcgccgttcttcgacgacgacgacgacttcGGCGACTTCGCCTTCGCCCCCGCCGTGCCGCCCCAGCCCGCGCCGCAGCCGGATGACTTCGCGGCCTTCGACGACGACTGGGGCGACTTCGTGGCCGGCAGCCGCGGATCCAACGCGGACGGCGGCCCCGCGaacgccgccgctcccccgGCGGGGAAACCCTCCGCCGGCGTCTGGGAGAAGCCGCGCGGCCCGCTCCCGCTTTCCCTGTTTGGGGCGGACGAgaaggagggggaggaggaggaggagggagggccGGTCGgaccgccgcccgcggccACGGTGCACCAGCGGGCCCCGTCGTTGGAATCCAGAGGGTCGATGACCCCGGCGGATCTGAAGGACCTCATCGCCGGCCTCTACGGATCTCAGCCCCCGCCCGTCCCCGACGCGCCAGAGTCGGGTGCGCCGGAGGTGGCGGAGGATGACGATGGGTTCGGAGACGACGGCTGGGAATTCAAGGCCGCGCCCTCCTCGGATGCCGGCCAGGATGGTGGAGGCGGACGAGCGCACGGGGATGGAGTTGAG GATATACCAAAACCATTGGGCACCAACCAGGAAGAATGGTCACTATTTACTAGTGTTGATAATAAACTGAACAATGTTCAGACTACAGATCATATTAGAAATCCTGAGTCCACAGGAGAAAGTGTGAAGACCTTCAGTTATTCTCTAGATAATACTTCATCCATACTCAACTTATACAAAGAAAGCAACCTGGTTGATGCTGTTCATGTTCCTCAAAGTTTTTCGGAAGGTGGTCTGAGTTCTTCTGATGTGTTCTCTAGCAATGAAATG AACTCTTCGTCTGGAACAGATGAAGACCATTCCATTAAATCAGCAAGTGATAGCATTTTGATTGACTTCTACAATAAGCTGAGAGAAGAGTCGTTGGCAATGATGTTCCAATATATCAAAGATACTAAG GAGGCCCAGAAGAGTTCTACGCATTCTGATGGAAACAACAAAGTGACAGCAATCGAAAGGGAGATTCAG GAAATTTTGGAGAAACTACAAGATTCTTCAGTTGCAGAAGGCTCTCGTATAGAGGAACAACCTTCGTGCGATGCGTATGTTTCTGAATTGCTTAGCAATACCAAAGAGGAAAATATGAAGGATTTTGAGCAACACTATCATTTGGGAGCAAAAATAGCAGCG GCACAGCAAGACATGAGTCTGGCAGTTGAACTTTACCAGCACAGTGTGTCAACCCTACATATCTTGGAACTAGCATCCAAGGAGGAGCGATGTGATTATGTCAGTGCATGGTACAATATGTTTTTGTCCTGTGCTCAGGAATTGCAGCACGGTGCAGTCCTTTGGCAAGAATCTTGTCGTGCAGAAGTCAGCGACCTATTAATTTCTGAAG GTGCTTATTACTTTGTTGCTCTTGGGGAGATCTACAGAGTTGCACAGATTTTACATTTGTCCTTGCAGTATTTCAAGCCTTGGGTTCTTGCAGATCTCAGAATGTTGAGTAAGATGTTGGCTTGTTGGGACAGCTGCACTAATGCATGGACTAGTGGGTTAGAAACAGCTCTTAAAATAGTTCTTGACAGCAATCACTTGAATGCATCTGTTGTTAAAGCTCTTCTGGAGTCCATCATAACTATTCAAGAACTCAAGGTTGAGAATATTCAAAGTTTTGTTCCCAACGAATTGGCATGTCGACTAACATTGCTGCCAACTGATCTTGTACCAG GAGAGAAAGCGACCGTGTGGAATGGTAATCACTATTTTGTTAAAGTTGCAAATTTGTGGGCAAATCGGGTATCTTCCGAGCCTCCTCGGTTTGCACTCGCTCATTCTCCCCAATGA